Below is a window of Desmonostoc muscorum LEGE 12446 DNA.
TGATAGGACTCGATCTGGGGAGTTTTGTAAAAATTCTGCCAAGTCAATGGGATTTTTTACCCGTGAAATATTAATTACACCACTAAATCGCCTTAATGCGCCATCCATCAAAGAAGCACTCATGCGGATTTGCCCATCAGATTGTAATACAGAGCCGGTACCAGCATTAAAGCGGGGGTCATCTTCGAGCATTTGGCAACCCTGCACCACCGCTTCAGAAGCAGTTGCTCCGGCTAATAGCAAAGAATAAACTTGTTCTATTACTATATGGAGCGATCGACGCACCGCTTCCAATCCTCCTTTACCGTGGAGAGAACTACCAGCCCCGCCATGAATAATTAATTTAGGTTGCACCTGTGACTTCATTAATTCTTTGCCCTATTTGCGTCTGTTTTGCAGTTGATTTCGCTAGAGATTGGGGATTGGGGATTGGGGAGTAGGGAGTGGGGATTGGGGACTGGGGACTGGGGACTGGGGACTGGGGATATTCTCCCTCTGCTTCCCCTGCCTCCCCTGCCTCCCCTGCCTCCCCTGCTCCCTCATCTCCCTCACCACTCCCCACTCCCTACTCCCCACTCAATCCTTTATTCCCTTCAGAACGGCGACGACGACAACGTTCTGAGCAGTATTTCACATCGTCCCAGCAATCT
It encodes the following:
- a CDS encoding DUF2256 domain-containing protein: MGRIRSKSDLPTKICPVCQRPFTWRKKWQDCWDDVKYCSERCRRRRSEGNKGLSGE